The sequence below is a genomic window from Streptomyces sp. NBC_00289.
TTGGTGTCGTCGTTCTGCCAGCACGACGTGAACACTACTCGTCATCTTCAATCATTTCTATGCTCAGATCTGCTCGGGTATTGACCAATCACGCGGAGCGGCGCACGATTCCGGTCACCGAAATGAAGAGTTTTGACGAGCTCTCCCGGCGAGAGGATGTGCGCGTGGTCGACGACCGGCCCGAGGTGCTGCTGACCGGCCTGCTCTTCTACGACCTCGTCCTCACGGGGCTCGGAAGGCCCCCGACACCGGGCGAGGAGCTGTGGACGGCGGGCATGGGCTGCGGCCCGGGCGGCATCGCCAACCTTGCGGTGGCCGCCGCCCGCTTCGGCCTCGACACCTCCCTGGCCACGGTCTTCGGCGACGACTTCTACGGCGCCCACTGCCAGGAGGTGCTGGCCGGCCAGGAGGGCGTCGACCTCACGCTCTCCCGCGTCGCGGACGGCTGGCACACCCCCGTCACCGTCTCCCTCGCCTACGGCCACGACCGGGCTCTGGTCACCCACGGCCAGGAGCCGCCGTACTCGCAGGACGTGCTGATGGGCGACCCGCCCGAGGCGCGCACGGCGCTGGTGCACATCGAGGCGGAACCGCGCGCCTGGCTGGCCAAGGCGGCCGCGAACGGCACGCAGATCTACGCCGACGTCGGCTGGGACCCCACCCAGCAGTGGTCCGCCGACCTCCTCGACCAGCTCTCCCTGTGCCACGCCTTCCTCCCCAACGAGGCCGAGGCGATGGCCTACACCCGCACCGACAGCGCGGTCGCCGCGCTCGGCACGCTCTCCGAGCTGGTGCCGGTGGCCGTGGTGACCCGGGGCGGCGACGGCGCGGTCGCCGTCGACCAGACCACGGGCGAGTACGCCGACGTACCCGCCCTCGACATCGATGTCCTCGACGCGACGGGCGCCGGCGACGTCTTCGGCGCGAGCTTCGTCGCCGCCTCGCTCGGCGGCTGGCCGCTGGCCGAGCGGCTGCGGTTCGCCGTACTGGCGGCCGGGCTGTCCGTCCGGCACCACGGCGGGGCCCTGGCGGCCCCCGGCTGGTACGGCGTGGACCGCTGGTGGCGGTCGCTGACCGACCCCGAGCTCAGGCGCGCGTACGGATTCCTGGCCGACCGCATCCCGCCGGACGTCGGCCCGCCGGTGCGGTACGCCCCCGTGACCCCGCCCGCACCACAGCACTAGCCCCTTCTTCTTCATCCCCTGATGCACGACCCGAACAGATCCGAAAGGCGGTGGGAGCTGTGCGGCTCTCACGAAGAGGTCTGCTGCGCGCCGGACTGGCCGGTTCGGCCGCCACGGCGCTCGGCGGCCTGGCGTCCGGCTGCGCCGTTCCGACCGGCTCGACCGGCCGCGACATGGTCCTGTGGTACTGGAGCGGCGGCCTGAGCGACAAGGTCGTCAAGAACGCCAGGGCGCGTTACGACAGCTCCGTGGACCTCCGGGCCATCCAGATCGGCGGCCAGTACCGGTCCAAGCTCATCACCACCATCACCGGCCGGGCCCACATACCCGACATCGCGGGGCTCAAGGGCGAGGACATGGCGTCCTACCTGCCGAACGCGGACCAGTTCGTCGATCTGCGGACCCTGGGCGCGGAGAAGTACAAGAGCCGCTACCTGTCCTGGAAGTGGGACCAGGGCATCGCGGACGACGGCACGATGATCGGCTTCCCGATCGACTGCGGGCCGGTCGCGCACTTCTACCAGTACGAGGTGTTCCGGAAGGCGGGGCTGCCGTACGAACCGGCCGACGTGTCAAAGGAGTTGAACACCTGGGAGAGCTACTTCGCGGCGGGTGAGCAGCTCCGGAAGCGGATCCCGGGCACCATGCTCCTCACCGACGTCAACTCCATCTTCGAGAACGCCGTACAGCAGGGCTCCCAGCGGTACGTCGACAGGGCCCGCCACTTCATCGGCGACCAGGAGCACGTACGCGACGCCTGGGCGCTCGCCGTCGAGGCCAAGCGCCGCGGGATCGTCTCCGACCTCGTGAACGGCACCCCGGACCAGCTGTCCGCCAAACAGGACGGCAAGCTGCCCAGCGAACTGGGCGCGTCCTGGGCGGCCTTCGACATCAAGAACGGCGTACCGAAGGCCAAGGGCAGGTATCGGGTCGCCGACATGCCGGTGCGGCCCGCCAACAACGGCGGCTCGTTCCTGTCGATCACCAAGGCGTGCCGCGAGCCCGAGCGGGCGTTCGCGATCATCGCCTGGATGCTCGACGCGGCCAACCAGGCGCAGGGGTACGCCGACGCGGGCCTCTTCCCCTCCACGCCGGCCTCGTACGGACTGAAGCAGATGCAGGAGCCCGACCCCTTCTTCGGCGGCCAGGTCACGACCGACATCTTCGGACCCGCCGCGCAGAAGATCGTGGTCGCCTACAACAGCCCGTTCGACATCGCGCTCGGACAGCCGATCAAGGACGAGATCAAGAACGTCGGCGTCCTCGGCAAGGACCCCGAGAAGGCCTGGAGTGACGCCATGAGCAAGTGCCGGCGGATCGCGAAGCACCTGGGGGTGAGCTACTGATGGCCACCGTTCCCGCGCTGGAGAAGCCACCCGTCGTCCGCGCGGCCCCGCCCGCCCCGGGCCGGAAGAAGGGGTGGCGCGACTACTGGCATCTCTACGCCGCGATCTCGCCCTTCTACCTGATCTTCCTCGGCTTCGGGCTGTTCCCGGTCGGCTTCTCGCTCTACCTGTCCTTCCACCGCTGGGACGGCCTCGGCCCGATGGAGTGGGCCGGACTCTCCCAGTACCAGTACCTGCTGAGCGACGGCGACTTCTGGAACTCGATCGGGAACACGGTCGTCATCTGGGCGCTGGCCACCTTCCCCATGATCTTCCTGGCGATGGTCACGGCGGTGATGCTCAACTCGGCGGTCCGCCTCAAGAGCGTCTACCGCGTCGCGTACTTCCTGCCGAACGTCACCTCGGTCGTCGCGATCGCCATCGTCTTCGGCTCGATCTTCTCCACCAACTTCGGCCTGGTGAACTCCGTGCTGCAGGCGGTGGGCCTCGACCAGGTCGCGTGGCTGAACACGCCCTGGGGCATCAAGGTCACCATCGCGACACTGATGACCTGGCAGTGGACCGGCTACAACGCCATCATCTTCCTGGCCGGGCTGCAGACGATCCCGAGCGACCTCTACGAGGCCGCGCGCGTGGACGGCGCCAACCCCGTCCAGACGTTCTTCCGGATCACGCTGCCGCTGCTGCGGCCCACCCTGCTGTTCGTGCTCGTCGTCTCGACGGTCACGGGTCTGCAGAGCTTCTCCGAGCCACAGGTTCTGCTGCAGACCTCGTCCAACGACTCCACGTTCGCGGGCGGTCCGGGTCACTCGGGCCAGACGATGGTCCTCTACTTCTTCCAGCAGACCTTCGACAACAACGACTTCGGGTACGGCGCCGCGGTGGCGTGGGGCATCTTCCTCGTCGTCGTCCTCTTCTCGATCGTCAACTGGCGCCTCGTGCAGCGCCGGGGCGAAGACTAGGAAGGGCGCATCATGGCATCCGTCAAGGGTTCCCGCCGCAGGGGGCTCGCGCTGCACGTCCCGCTGATCGCCGGCACGCTGCTCTCGGCCTTCCCGTTCTACTGGGCCGTGATCATGTCGACGCACACCTCGTCGGAGATCTTCTCGTACCCGCCGAAGCTGCTGCCGGGCACGCACTTCCTGGAGAACGTCCGCAACCTCTTCGACGCCGTCGACTTCTTCGGGTCGATGTGGAACTCGCTGCTGGTCGCGGTGTCGGTGACCGTCCTGGTCCTGTTCTTCGACTCGCTGGCGGCCTTCGTCTTCGCGAAGTTCACCTTCCCCGGTCAGCGGCCCCTGTTCGGACTGCTCATGGTGATCTTCATGGTGCCGGCGCAGCTGTCGGTCATCCCGCAGTTCGTCCTCATGGCGAAGATCGGCTGGATCGGCTCGATGACCGCGCTCATCGTGCCGGCCGCGGCCAACGCGTTCGGCATCTTCTGGATGCGCCAGTACATGAAGAGCGCCATCCCCGACGAACTGCTCGACGCCTCCCGGCTGGACGGGGCGAACTTCCTGCGCCAGTACTGGCATGTGGCGCTCCCGGTGGTCCGCCCCGGCCTCGCCTTCCTCGGCATCTTCACCTTCATGGGCCAGTGGAACGACTTCGCCTGGCCCCTGATCGCCCTCACCAACCCGGACAACGTGACGCTCCAGGTCGCGCTGTCCCAGCTCAACGGCACTCACGGCACC
It includes:
- a CDS encoding carbohydrate kinase family protein; amino-acid sequence: MVDDRPEVLLTGLLFYDLVLTGLGRPPTPGEELWTAGMGCGPGGIANLAVAAARFGLDTSLATVFGDDFYGAHCQEVLAGQEGVDLTLSRVADGWHTPVTVSLAYGHDRALVTHGQEPPYSQDVLMGDPPEARTALVHIEAEPRAWLAKAAANGTQIYADVGWDPTQQWSADLLDQLSLCHAFLPNEAEAMAYTRTDSAVAALGTLSELVPVAVVTRGGDGAVAVDQTTGEYADVPALDIDVLDATGAGDVFGASFVAASLGGWPLAERLRFAVLAAGLSVRHHGGALAAPGWYGVDRWWRSLTDPELRRAYGFLADRIPPDVGPPVRYAPVTPPAPQH
- a CDS encoding ABC transporter substrate-binding protein, encoding MRLSRRGLLRAGLAGSAATALGGLASGCAVPTGSTGRDMVLWYWSGGLSDKVVKNARARYDSSVDLRAIQIGGQYRSKLITTITGRAHIPDIAGLKGEDMASYLPNADQFVDLRTLGAEKYKSRYLSWKWDQGIADDGTMIGFPIDCGPVAHFYQYEVFRKAGLPYEPADVSKELNTWESYFAAGEQLRKRIPGTMLLTDVNSIFENAVQQGSQRYVDRARHFIGDQEHVRDAWALAVEAKRRGIVSDLVNGTPDQLSAKQDGKLPSELGASWAAFDIKNGVPKAKGRYRVADMPVRPANNGGSFLSITKACREPERAFAIIAWMLDAANQAQGYADAGLFPSTPASYGLKQMQEPDPFFGGQVTTDIFGPAAQKIVVAYNSPFDIALGQPIKDEIKNVGVLGKDPEKAWSDAMSKCRRIAKHLGVSY
- a CDS encoding carbohydrate ABC transporter permease; protein product: MATVPALEKPPVVRAAPPAPGRKKGWRDYWHLYAAISPFYLIFLGFGLFPVGFSLYLSFHRWDGLGPMEWAGLSQYQYLLSDGDFWNSIGNTVVIWALATFPMIFLAMVTAVMLNSAVRLKSVYRVAYFLPNVTSVVAIAIVFGSIFSTNFGLVNSVLQAVGLDQVAWLNTPWGIKVTIATLMTWQWTGYNAIIFLAGLQTIPSDLYEAARVDGANPVQTFFRITLPLLRPTLLFVLVVSTVTGLQSFSEPQVLLQTSSNDSTFAGGPGHSGQTMVLYFFQQTFDNNDFGYGAAVAWGIFLVVVLFSIVNWRLVQRRGED
- a CDS encoding carbohydrate ABC transporter permease translates to MASVKGSRRRGLALHVPLIAGTLLSAFPFYWAVIMSTHTSSEIFSYPPKLLPGTHFLENVRNLFDAVDFFGSMWNSLLVAVSVTVLVLFFDSLAAFVFAKFTFPGQRPLFGLLMVIFMVPAQLSVIPQFVLMAKIGWIGSMTALIVPAAANAFGIFWMRQYMKSAIPDELLDASRLDGANFLRQYWHVALPVVRPGLAFLGIFTFMGQWNDFAWPLIALTNPDNVTLQVALSQLNGTHGTTDYGIVMTGALLALVPLLIVFAVGAKQIIGDLAKGAVRG